Proteins co-encoded in one Medicago truncatula cultivar Jemalong A17 chromosome 8, MtrunA17r5.0-ANR, whole genome shotgun sequence genomic window:
- the LOC11405209 gene encoding IQ domain-containing protein IQM2 — MGISFSCPFAKYNDLEDDIDSMVVKSINFGNDEIKTPLRSISFKSEDLEPTILKSIGSGKMTIETAVSFKKTDFDNILSTNTLSFDKDDNSNTLISKKSREFDDLSLKSERQEVETIQSALLNPGSPKHIAALKLQKVYKSFRTRRKLADCAILVEQSWWKLLDFAELKRSSISFFDIEKHETAISRWSRARTRAAKVGKGLSKDEKAQKLALQHWLEAIDPRHRYGHNLHFYYDKWLQCQSREPFFYWLDIGEGREVNLEKCSRSKLQLQCIKYLGPMERLAYEVVVEDGKFFYKHSGELLHTAAEDAHAKWIFVLSTSKSLYVGKKTKGSFQHSSFLAGGATSSAGRLVIEHGVLKAVWPHSGHYRPTEENFKEFITFLQENNVNLSDVKMDPVDEADELRSLRSSVHLRNHSSEEDYSETINGVEIEGTVVQDSILKNDHLMETESESALVTPITRQFQILGKKLSNLQIPKRGQLFEGQENEKESARQTYPSFQTESPTSSDQETEEALVSELEHTVPTKNFDDDNDIEIIPEEAILKRINSHKETKSYQLGKQLSFKWTTGAGPRIGCVRDYPCELQFRALEQVNLSPRSGSRTKSSFSLRSTTSLNSNVSCLSCLSGDATTEPLLVEDKSMTPRSEFSPLTRGTSVIPVINMS; from the exons ATGGGGATATCTTTTTCATGTCCATTTGCAAAGTACAATGATTTAGAAGATGACATAGATTCAATGGTTGTAAAATCCATCAACTTTGGCAATGATGAAATCAAAACTCCACTAAGATCAATCAGTTTCAAAAGTGAAGATTTAGAACCTACCATCCTTAAATCTATAGGTTCTGGAAAGATGACAATTGAAACAGCTGTAAGCTTCAAAAAAACAGATTTTGATAACATTTTATCAACAAACACACTTTCATTCGACAAAGACGATAACAGCAACACATTGATTAGCAAAAAGAGTAGAGAATTCGATGATTTGTCTCTTAAGTCGGAACGTCAAGAAGTGGAAACAATTCAATCAGCACTTTTGAATCCAGGCAGCCCTAAACACATTGCTGCACTTAAATTGCAGAAAGTATACAAGAGCTTTCGTACAAGGCGAAAGCTAGCAGATTGTGCAATTCTTGTTGAACAAAGCTG GTGGAAGCTTTTAGATTTCGCTGAACTCAAGCGCAGTTCGATATCTTTCTTTGACATTGAGAAACATGAAACTGCGATTTCACGTTGGTCTAGAGCTAGAACTAGAGCTGCTAAGGTTGGAAAAGGTTTATCCAAAGATGAGAAAGCACAAAAACTTGCTCTGCAGCATTGGCTCGAAGCG ATTGACCCACGACATCGCTACGGACATAATCTACACTTTTATTATGATAAATGGCTTCAATGTCAAAGCAGAGAACCCTTCTTCTACTG GCTAGATATAGGAGAAGGTAGGGAAGTAAACCTTGAGAAGTGTTCTCGATCTAAACTTCAACTACAGTGTATTAAATATCTTGGGCCG ATGGAAAGGTTGGCGTATGAAGTTGTCGTCGAGGACGGAAAGTTCTTCTACAAGCATTCAGGAGAGCTTCTTCACACTGCTGCAGAAGATGCACATGCCAAGTGGATTTTTGTGCTAAGCACTTCTAAGTCATTGTATGTTGGCAAAAAGACAAAAGGTTCATTTCAGCATTCTAGCTTCTTGGCTGGAGGGGCTACATCTTCTGCTGGAAGATTGGTGATTGAACACGGTGTCTTAAAG GCTGTTTGGCCTCACAGTGGTCATTACCGACCAACAGAAGAAAACTTTAAGGAATTTATTACATTCCTTCAGGAGAACAATGTGAACCTATCAGATGTCAAg ATGGATCCAGTTGACGAGGCTGACGAACTCCGTTCACTTAGAAGCAGTGTTCATCTTAGAAATCACTCATCCGAAGAGGACTACTCCGAGACCATAAACGGCGTGGAGATCGAAGGGACCGTTGTCCAAGACTCGATTTTAAAGAATGATCATTTGATGGAAACCGAGAGCGAGTCTGCATTGGTTACCCCTATCACAAGGCAATTCCAGATACTTGGAAAAAAACTGTCCAATCTTCAAATACCGAAAAGAGGTCAATTGTTTGAAGGACAAGAAAACGAGAAAGAAAGCGCCAGACAAACTTATCCGAGTTTCCAAACAGAATCTCCTACAAGTAGTGATCAAGAAACAGAAGAAGCACTTGTATCAGAGCTAGAACATACAGTTCCAACGAAAAACTTCGACGATGATAATGACATAGAAATCATTCCAGAAGAGGCAATACTCAAAAGAATCAACTCACATAAAGAAACGAAATCATACCAACTAGGGAAGCAGTTGTCTTTCAAATGGACAACTGGAGCTGGACCGCGCATCGGCTGCGTAAGGGACTACCCTTGCGAGCTTCAGTTTCGAGCACTGGAACAAGTTAATCTGTCTCCAAGAAGCGGATCACGCACAAAATCGTCATTTTCTCTTAGGAGCACCACTAGTTTGAACTCAAATGTTTCATGCCTTTCGTGTTTAAGCGGCGATGCAACAACTGAACCACTACTTGTTGAAGATAAAAGTATGACTCCAAGATCAGAATTCTCTCCGTTGACAAGAGGAACATCAGTGATACCAGTAATTAATATGTCATGA